Sequence from the Xiphophorus maculatus strain JP 163 A chromosome 16, X_maculatus-5.0-male, whole genome shotgun sequence genome:
agattgttttatttttaattaccatgcacaaaacaaagaacaatgtttattatttaaaaaaatcttcccAGAAGACGGTGAAGCAACAGATGCTTACATTTGTTGAACTTTTTGTGTCGAGGAAAATTTTAGAATTCAGGGCTCCTATAAGGTATTaatatcaaaatgtattttcccagacttacaatttctttttttttcatttttatatattttcagaaatataatTACAAAACTTTCGTTTTCCACACTCAGGTTTTAGTTCTAAAACCCACAAGCAATTACtaacaataattaaaaggaTGCAACTTTCGGACAGAGTGAACAGGGAGTAGAATATGCAAGTTCAAAAACTTCCAGATCTGGAAATTACTTCAATAAATTCCATAATGTTCCAACATTGTAGGAATCCTGAAAGCGGATGGCTGTTGTTATTCTGGAGACCTGGTAATTTCCTTAATATACCAGTCAGGCAGGAAGGAATATCGGGAGTCCCGGTGGACTGAGTAGGTCACATCGTTGTGTGGCTCCCAGGAAAATAAGTACACCAcactgaaacagaaatattttacaaacatcaGACCTAACCATTCAGAAATAGTAATGTTAGCCATGTTGGTAGCTAACATCCATTAATGTAGATgataaaatgttgcagttttgccaGACTGGACCAAAACAGTCCAGTCAGGCATGTTTCAAATGGACACTGAACAAATAATCCTCATCCAAACTAAAACCTATTCAGATGGGACATCAGCTTCAATTTCTGTCTGTTATTCTGCCACATAACTGTGAACAAACATATCTTTTCATATAAACTCACCTAGGATTGTCCTCAGTAGCTTCACGCTTCACAAAAGATAGGAAGTCACAGCAGAAGTTCATGCACACTGTTGGCTTCCAGCAGTTATATTCGTTCTGGAAAAAGACAAGACTGTTCAAGTACTCAGATCTGCAGCTGGAGTTGACTAATGTCATTGctgtctgaaaagaaaagaaaaaagttttaaagcttttcataCCTTGATGACTTGTGAAATCTTGGAGATCTGAAAAGTCTCCACAGAAACGACGGTCCCGTCATGATCCCTGAAACCTGCAACCACCCGAGGGACGCCAGGGAGGAAAGACTGGGCCCACCATTTCAACAGTTTAAACCTGAAACAGACACCAATATAATAAAAGGCATCATAAGCATCTGTGTAAGCAGATCAAGACTATTGATCAGGTAATTCAAATTGTCTCTCAGACCTGTGGAAGTTGCTGCGCTGCTTGGGAGTGCAGATCTCTGCAGAGGTCTTCAGCTCCATGTAGCAGgcaggaggaggtggagcacCAGGATCTCGGTCCCGACAATCCACCTCACCAGAGAACAGAAGCTTGTGATCTGTGAGCCGGGTCTGGACCACGGTGCAGAAGGCCTCGTTGGTGTTGACCACTCCGCTGGGGTCAGGCGTACTGTTTGTACTGTCTGCAGGGGAGGACAAAGCAGAAGAATGATCAGAGTCCAGTCAGACAGTTCTACACGTTTTTCTTGTGAATGTCCAAACtccttttaaaacataaacaaaaacacaaatgtttacCATGAATTTATGGTCCAGCACAAGAATTCCAATGTGTTTATATTATAATGTatctattaaaaaataaactgatctgAAGCATTAGCTCGTACTTCTAAAATTTGATTCTAATATACTGGaactgttcttatttttaactGAGACAAATGATCTCACAGAAAACAATGCTTtgatttcagtcattttaagaACATACCTTTGATTTGGTGAAACATTAATTTACAATTGCTTCTAAAGTGAAATTAGTAAGTTCTTCTAatgatttgtgtattttttaaaagatatttatgtgttaaattGGGAAAATTCTCTCTCACTAAGATGCTTTACATTTTGGTGTTCCTCAAGGATCCATCTTTGAACCAGCTTTATTTACTCCACGTCTGattcctttgtgtttctttcttgtttgtttttaaatatttaattgacaTCTGAATATATTTCTGAAGCGTCACCTCATCccacttattttcttttcctgaaaaTAACAGATGGAATCAGAAGTATTTACAAACTACAACACAGCTGAATCTATGTAATAAGGAAGCTTGTAACGCTCATCGACTTACATAAAAGCAAAGTAAACAGCCCCTCACCTGCACACATGTATTGTTCAAACTTGTATCCCCAGTACATCATCTCCTTGTTCCTCTCTGGGCGGTTTTCTCGTTCCCTGCAAGCAGCTTCGGTCTCCACCTCGCTGATGTAGAGCGTGCCGTTAAACCTGGTCACCGCCAGCAACCAGCCCTCTCTGGTCTCGTATGGCGTAGTGAGCAGCTTGGTCAGGTGGCCCCGCCAGGTCACAAAGTCAAAGTCTAAAGGGCTGCGAGGAGCAGAGGTGGGTCAAGTAAAAGTTGTGGATCACTTTTCGGCCTGGTGTCACAGCTTAATAATGTTTCTTATATTATTCCTCTGTCAACTAAGAAACGCCAATATTTAACCAATTTTCCTCTTAAATTAAAAGTGTTTATTCTATATTCTATGCACAAACTCACCATGAGGCATTTGTGGTCAGCTTGGATTTCAGCTTTGACCTGTTGGCTACGATCCACCGCAGAATGTGATCCAGCTTCTCCTTGACATTTTCGTCCCTCTTCACATATCGTTCCCTGTAGCCATCCCTCAGATCAAAACTGGGACTTCGCTCAGGTTCCACGTAGTATCTCATCTGCCTGCTGTCGTTGAAAAACCTACGCTGAGAGTCTAGGGAGAAACAGCCCACTTCCACAGGCTGCTTGTACAATGGAAAGTCTCTCTCATACACTTCCCTTCTTGTGCTTAAGGTCTGGGACCTTGGTGGGGTTTGCCTTGGAGTTGAACTGGACTGATGCAGGTGGTGATTTGAGGGTCTGAATTGTGCACCGTCACAGTGGTTTCGTCTTCTGTTATCTCCTCCCCGTCTGTTTGGTGAATAGTGGTGGTGGGAGCTGGTAGTAGGGCTGCGGGATCTGTGCCTGTCCATTCTTAATGCAGAAAAGAACTTGACCTATGAGACATACTGACCATGGATCGAAAGATTGATctaaaacacaactaaaaacaaaacagatccAAGAAATGCAAACAACAAAGTAAGATCCAACACCAAATACATACACAGTGATGCAAAGTGGGAAAtacacaattaaaacaaaagtacacACAAAAGTCTTTTTACAAGAGAGTAACTCAGAAAGCATAACATACAATTTGCAGATCcataattgtaaaattaaacaaacaaaaatgaatcgGCTACCTATCACAATCTGCCCCTTTATTTCTTGACTGTTTAGTGTTGACTTGCAATTGGCGAGTTAGACACAGATGAtcagatttttcaaaactaaaaaaatcagaaggctaaatttcacagaaaatataTCAGCTAGGAAAACCCCGATAAGTGCATTTctacataaaatcacaaataaagtATTTGTGATATATAAACGATTTGCAAGATTACTCCATAACGATTCACCTACACTCAATTTATGTGAGTGCATACCCCGATTATCTCTGTAGTTCAAAACTTTTAAGTTGTAATCATGCATTGATAATGTGTGCGGAACTAATAGCTTATGCATATGCAATATATACACCTCGTAATTGTGTGATAAAAATGTGGCGTCGGGTGCTTACTTCCACTGCACCACCTgtatatgcatatattttttatattaacaattttatatttttaatattttcatttaatttcattatagACGCATCTGAGCAACCTGACGAATAAATGAAAACCTACCTTCTGATCAAAGAACACAACACAAACTGCTCATCTATCAcctataaaataataaaatggatgTATTTAACTATATAATATTTGTTCAGAATTGAACCATTAAATAAAGTTAACGTGTTTTTAAATTTGCGAGGCTGCTAACTAGCCTTACATGCTACAAACAAACTTTAAGCAACTTCCGGTGTTACTATTCCAAACCCatccactaggtggcagcagcGAAATTTTATCTAAATAGAACCAACATGACAGCGAAAAGAGGAAGCgttacattttgttgttaaatgaGAACATTTATGACGAACTAATAGGTTGTTTAATTCAATAAATGACAAGAAACGGCGTTCAATCTACACAGTAATGAAAAGGTAACTGTTTTAGGTATCTATGCAAAACGTTAGACGTAAATTAGCACCGCTAAGGTTGTTAGCTTGGCCAACTATAAACTTTGAAAAGAACAAGACAACGAAAAAGGTTTTTTCTATGAGACACGTTGGTTCTTACAAGAACATCTAGTAGGTCGTACCTCGGGTAAGACGATACCTAgcctttaaatgaaaatactATCCAGTCATCTTGATGAATGGACCATttctacattatttttgttgcagGTATGAATAGAAAACGGGCTCTGGTTTCCGACGCTTTCAAAGcgaagaaaaggagaaatgacACAGAACGGTTTGGGGCTGGTGACGATGGTGGTGGTGAGTGTCTTTGAAAAGTGGTTTGcacttttattgaaacaaaaatgatgcCACAAGTACAAACGTCCATGTTTCCTCTTAAAGAACCAGCTGACATGAAATCCACCTTGGAGAACCTCATGACTCTATTTCCCAGAAAGCTCTTTAATGACGCATTGCCTCCTATTGTACTGAAGCATCAGTTGTACAGTGTACACAATGACAAGACCCTGGTGGACAAGGAAGTGGTGAGCCAGCTCTTTGATtgttaatagttttattttttgtcataccACAGCCACAAATTTCAACtcatttcattgggattttatgttgcaGACAACACATGATAACGttaaacagataataaaaagcaaaactaaaaaacgTCAATACCTTCTACATCACAAGCATAGAATACTTTGTCTTAGTGTAGCACATCAAATCCACTAGATCTTGTTATTAAAAGGTGACCAAATGTAAAAAAGGATTTGAACTATTTTTGAAGTTCTGACTGCCATGCTTTTGTCTGAGCAGAATAAACTCCAGGAGAGTGGGGAGCTGCTGATGTTCCAGCTCGGGTTTGACTCTGAAGCATTCGGGCTGGTGTTTGCGTCAGACTACAAGACCAAAGTACTGGCTGGCGAAGAGGGGAAAGCAACACAAGCAACTGTTGAAAAGTTCCTGGAGAAAGTGGTGTCCTCCTGCACAGATCTGAGCTTCAGCAAAGACAAGATGCTGAGAGAGTTTCTCTTCACAGACTCTGAGATAACGTATGTGGAACTCCGACTGCGACGCACTATTGAATCTTGTTTAAGATTCTCAACACTggaaaaaattgatttttgtttttcatctgcatATAATTCTGTCAGACATGAGCACATTGTTAATTTTCTCACCACTAAGGCAGCTGGTGAAGTCCGGGGTCCTGACTGTGAGGGATGCTGGCAGCTGGTGGCTTTCCATTCCCAATTCTGGCAAAttcacaaagtattttattcaaGGTTGGTATTTTAGGATAATTATTGCACCTTCACCATAAATGTATCTAACTTCTGTAAGATTTTGGCATTCTCTACCTTTGACCCTTTAGAGGTTTGTTTGATATCatccaacacatttttttccaggACGTAAAGCAGTGCTTGGCATGGTGAAGAAGTCTAAATATAACGAAGTGTTACGAGTCGATCTAGAGGAACGACGAACAACCTCACACGTGAAATTTCCTATGAAATATCATGTCCATGATATTGTTGGGGCAGAATTGGTAGAAAGGTACGATTTAGTCTGTTCCTTTCCAATCAATTGATAATGCTTGTGGGTTCTGTGTAATTGTACATATACAAAATCCAGTCTATTCTTTTCTGCTGAACTTTTATGAGTTATTGAGATTATTTCCGGAGAGAGtatattcagattttctaaCAGTTTGTCTTTCATCTCGTCAGCATACCTACAACTTCGGGGACTTTGTTACGATCTGCAGATTCCTGAGCTGCTATGGAGCAGCTGGAGAGTTTCTGAAGAtgggaaatatgaaaaacatcGAAAGGCTGAAACCTTTGGGATGCCACTAAGTAAATAATCTTTTCACTTTAAGATGTAAAGTTTGTGCCACATGTATTATCAACCCTGTGTGGGTCAATGAATTGTACATTTTATTGACATGAGATTGTTAAATGTTGGGTATTCttgtaataaaaaattactGTAGACATTTCTCTGAGATGCAAGATTAATTCCAAGCTGAAAGAGTTGAATAACTCGTACGTGGTGCCAAATGCATATGTATTCATCCAAGACATTTTAACTGCCTTCAGTTTAAAAAGTCTTATGAGTTAAATGACTTCCCTTTAGAATCAGTCAGTATGAAATGTGTGGGTGAATAAACGGCTGACTTGACAGTTATTGACGTCCTCCATGTTCTAAGCCACATAAGCTTAAGCGTAATtgtctaaaatgtaaatatgtgccaaggaatcaaaaaataaaataaaatttctgcagcaatgttttaaaaattaaaaatgctaaataatcatcccattaaaaaaacaaaggaaaaaagaaaagaaatgaatcaTTGGTGTCCAAACCTCTAATCTGCTGGGCCAAAGCTATACAGCTGAAAGTACTCAGTCATATATTGACTGTactcagtaaaatatttttagttaaaaatttTGGAAATGGTGTGTTCCTATCTTATCAAAAGCCTAAACTGGctgcattttaataataaaagcaaGTCAGAATGTTGTAGAAAATCTGTAAATCTTTGTAAAGTCAAAACATAAATAGCATCTCACATATTTGCCTTGTAAAGGGAAACCAGTTTaaaggcattttattttatttgtaatttctttgctctagaagagtttatttttagaaacaaaatatggAATATGTTGGTTAATAGTTATAATtgtttaaggtaaaaaaaaaaaaaaaaagagttagcAATTCAGACAGATGATCTAACTTATATTGTCAAATAATTACTCAACACTAATTTAAAGCACAAAAGTGGTAAACAATGGATGTTTACAACAGAGGAAGTGTTTTTACAGGAATTTATTGGctttttcaaaaagtgacaATAGTTTTTAATCCTCAAAACTAAGAGAGTCACAACATTGGCTTGGATAAAAGCACAGCTTGATTTCTGAATACCGATGAGCAACGTGTACTTAACCCCTGATCTAGTAgttcaaatacattttgtaaataggcaaaaaatatatataactgtAGCAATTCTAATCTTAGTTTTCAGTATATGATGCACAGACATGCTATCAGCATTAATTACAAAAAGCTAGGCTTGAAGGGAGATTAAGGTAGCGTTAACCGTAGaggtaataataaaaaaaaaagatatccaTAGTGTTAGTTAAACAATACAGTGAGTGTGTAACGTATGAAGAAAGATACAAAATAGTCAAATCACGATTATAACAAAAAGATGATTACACTGTCTACTACACCATAACCGACAGTAGCTTTGTGTTACTGTTATTAGCAGGCATATATGCTCTTCATTGTGACATTGCTTAGCCAGTAGTGATgcgtaaagaaaataaatcaaaagtgtTGCACAAAAGGTATTCGGTAAATGCCCACAGAGCATTAAAAGATGTGCTCTTGTTCCCCCCATCACCAAGAcatctgaacatttctgttccAATATGTAATCATGTTTTCAGCTTTTGCACTCACAGGCAGCCGCTCGGTTGAGACGCATTTAgggaaagcagaaagaaaattacaaatttaattagatgaaatgtagaaaatactGGATTCATTACATTTTTCGGGGAGTTACAGCACTGTTGGTATCTGATCTTCTCCCCGTTTTGTTTTAGGCGTCATTAATCATTCTAGGGTTGACAGACTGATGGTAAGTAAGTAGGTTATGTTACTCAAGGACTCATTTGAAACTGTACAGATCCTCCAGGTTACTTCATACTCCTTGTTGTCAAGGACGAAGTGAACTTGTGAGTTAAAAATGCCAttgatggaggagctgaatgAACAGCAAACGTTACAGATCTGAATCGACAGATCTAGACTCTCATTTTCGGCTAAAAACCAGCATGTGTGCAGAATGTATTTGGCAATATTATTTCCACTTACAACAATCAACCCGactgtaaacaacaacaaaaaaacgtgGACAACAAGTGGAAGAGGAAATTAAAGACAACCTGCAGtccatttttagaaaaacatccaaTCGATTTTAGAAGGCCTCAAAAAGTTCATAGTCTTGTCTATACAGTAAAGAGTTATTAGGACTGTTAATCGCCCAAACCCTTCGCCTAAACCTGgatctgatttatttccatGAAAACTGCTTGAGCTACACTTAAGGACAGAATCTGAAGTACATTGATTGTGAGTGTATACTGGTGTGTTTCTCCTGTGCCTTTAGCCACCCTCTCACTGCTAGCGTTCATGTTCCCCTGTAACCGTTCAAACTGCAGGCGGCCTTAGAGGAGAGAGCATTTCTTGCCCTTCTTCTTGACGGGTGGGGGGCACAGAACGGCCCGGATGGCCTCGTCGAACACAGTTTTAAGGCCACGCTGAGTCAGGGCTGAGCACTCCAGGTACTTGACGGAGCCTAATGAACGCAGACAGAGAGCAGCAatttatttacttctgtttgttgtgaattataaaaaaaaataaaaatacataagatC
This genomic interval carries:
- the dxo gene encoding decapping and exoribonuclease protein; its protein translation is MDRHRSRSPTTSSHHHYSPNRRGGDNRRRNHCDGAQFRPSNHHLHQSSSTPRQTPPRSQTLSTRREVYERDFPLYKQPVEVGCFSLDSQRRFFNDSRQMRYYVEPERSPSFDLRDGYRERYVKRDENVKEKLDHILRWIVANRSKLKSKLTTNASCPLDFDFVTWRGHLTKLLTTPYETREGWLLAVTRFNGTLYISEVETEAACRERENRPERNKEMMYWGYKFEQYMCADSTNSTPDPSGVVNTNEAFCTVVQTRLTDHKLLFSGEVDCRDRDPGAPPPPACYMELKTSAEICTPKQRSNFHRFKLLKWWAQSFLPGVPRVVAGFRDHDGTVVSVETFQISKISQVIKNEYNCWKPTVCMNFCCDFLSFVKREATEDNPSVVYLFSWEPHNDVTYSVHRDSRYSFLPDWYIKEITRSPE
- the stk19 gene encoding serine/threonine-protein kinase 19 isoform X1, translated to MDHFYIIFVAGMNRKRALVSDAFKAKKRRNDTERFGAGDDGGEPADMKSTLENLMTLFPRKLFNDALPPIVLKHQLYSVHNDKTLVDKEVNKLQESGELLMFQLGFDSEAFGLVFASDYKTKVLAGEEGKATQATVEKFLEKVVSSCTDLSFSKDKMLREFLFTDSEITQLVKSGVLTVRDAGSWWLSIPNSGKFTKYFIQGRKAVLGMVKKSKYNEVLRVDLEERRTTSHVKFPMKYHVHDIVGAELVESIPTTSGTLLRSADS
- the stk19 gene encoding serine/threonine-protein kinase 19 isoform X2, with translation MNRKRALVSDAFKAKKRRNDTERFGAGDDGGEPADMKSTLENLMTLFPRKLFNDALPPIVLKHQLYSVHNDKTLVDKEVNKLQESGELLMFQLGFDSEAFGLVFASDYKTKVLAGEEGKATQATVEKFLEKVVSSCTDLSFSKDKMLREFLFTDSEITQLVKSGVLTVRDAGSWWLSIPNSGKFTKYFIQGRKAVLGMVKKSKYNEVLRVDLEERRTTSHVKFPMKYHVHDIVGAELVESIPTTSGTLLRSADS